ACCTCCCAAAAGGTCATAAGGCAATTGGAGTAAAGTGGATCTACAAAGCTAAGAAGAACGCTCAAGGAGAGGttcagagatacaaggcaagactTGTAGCGAAAGGCTACAAACAGAGAGAGGGCATAGACTATGGTGAAGTATTTGCCCCTATTGCCAGAATGGAAACGATTAGGCTAATGATCGCATTAGCTGCTCAGAAGATATGGAAGATCTACTagttggatgtcaagacagcattcctgaatggatttctagaaaaagaaatctatattGAGCAACCACCTGGATATGTGAAGAAAGGCCGTGAAGACAAAGTATACAAGTTGACGAAGGCCCTGTACGGGCTGAAGCAAGCTCCTCGTGCATGGAATACGACAAGTACTTCCAGGAGAATGGATTCAAGAAGTGCCCCTACGAACATGCACTCTATATGAAGAAGGAGACCGATGGAAGCCAGCTGTATGTATGCCTCTACgttgatgacttgatttttacaggcaacaatccagccatgttcgaagcattcaagaagacgatgtttcaagagttcgaaatgacggacattggacttatggctcacttcctaggcattgaagtgacgcaaagtgaagaaggaatttttatctcccaaagcaGGTATGCCACGGAGATACTGAAGAAGTACAGGATGGAGACGTGCAATCCAGTGATGACTCTAGTCGACAGTGGACTAGAACTAAAGAAAAGTGATACTGGGAATGTTGATCCAACCtatttcaaaagcttggttggaagtctGCGATATCTGACCTGTACTAGGCCAAACATACTCTATGGTGTTGGGCTAGTCAGCCGATACAAGGAGACGCCAGATCAGTCACACTTGTTCGCAGCAAAGCGGATTCTCCACTATATCAAAGGGACCCATAGTGATGGACTGTTCTATCAGTCAGGTGGTGACCTGAATCTTTCCGGCTATTCAAATAGCGATTGGGGAAGagacttggatgaaaggaagagcaCAACAAGGTTCGTTTTCTTTATTGGAAATACTGCTTTCACTTGGACATCCAAGAAGCAAGCAATCGCGACGTTGTCATCTTGTGAAGTTGAGTATGTTGCCACCAACTCAGTTGTCTGTCATGCTATATGGTTAAGGAATGTGCTAAAGCACTTGGGCTTTCCGCAAAAATTGCCCACAGAGATCTATGTTGACAACCGCTCTACAGTAGCGCTTGCAAAGAACCCGACTCATCACGAAAGAAGTAAGCACATCGATACCCGCTACCACTTCATCAGAGAGCATGTAAAAGCAAAAGAAGTGGAGTTAGTTTCTTGCAGGACATATGATCAAGCAGCTGATATCTTTACGAAGCCCCTCAAACATGAAGCTTTCGTaaaaatgaagacaatgcttggaatgaagaATATCTGAGAATCAAGCTTAAGGGGGGATGTTGAAAGATAAGCTTGAGAACAAAAACGTGAGTGAACTGTACCTTTGGAGGCTTGCAAGTGGAAGAGAAATCAGCATTAGATTTGGGAGAAGAGAAACGTGGATGGAGACTTTCACGCTTCCGTgatatattttgagatttgCAATAAATGAGAGATTGATAAGTGATAGGTGCTaaaaagcacccatttaatcCTTCTAATTTATGCATTGTTGGTTCGTTTACATTGTTACTTGATATATTTTAGTGTTTTGTGGTGTTTGTAGGCTTTGGAGACCGATGAGTGCAAAAACGTGCAAATTGAGAAGTCTTACAGAGGATTGCTGCGAACATTGGCTAGCATTTATTTGGTGgcgaaaatagaacaaaaatagAATTGGGTTGCTCCTGTTAGCCACGTGAATGAATTGTAAATTAAGGAAGTAACTCTTGCAATGGGGTAAGGAATTGGCCGATGACAAGGAATTGAACTTTGGCTAGGAAACATATATTAAGTATTTGCATTGATTTAAACGCATTACAAAAGGAGAGGAGTTGGAATATGGAAAGGAGTCCTCCTTTCCAAAGTGCCCAGATTTTCGGCACATGCATATAAGAAATGGCAGTAGGATATAAAAGGAGGAGACCCACGCTATCACGGCAGTTCGGGGAGGAAGGAACAAGAGACGACTTCGCGAGGAACACCCGGTTACCATGAGCGGCTAACTCCATTCCCTAGGGAGAAGATGAAGTACCGTGCCAAGTAATTTTGTATATGTataggtttaggtttaggttttaatattcggatcgattgtttAACTAGAACTCGTTTCAGTTTATTGGAATGATTAATACTTTCAATATGTTTCGTATTTATATTCGCGGTTTTCAAATACGGAGTTAAACAATGGTATTCtttgattgtggttggagttttgagatagattatgctcgtaagacggatcgtgccgttaggtGGCCAAACTGTGCTACtgagagacggtccgtgctatgggatagtctatgccttttaacaactcaattatctTCTTGACGATTATCGGAAGGGATTGCAAGCTCTAACGACAGTCTTAAATGATTCGAATGTTAAACCTAACCTATGCATATCGTTGTTACATGGTcggagtggattcgaaaccctaggtCTTTTTCTCAtcagttttcaaatcaaataattagtagctttcttaattaattaattttctcaAATCAAACAACTCAATCTTTTATCTTCCGAATTAATCTAAATATCAATTGAAATTGTAGTAACTCAGCCTCACTGTCCCTGCGGATCAACACTCGGTcttaaccactattctacggagtagtagttaactccaaggttttataaatttatttttgactcGGAACGACGCAGTcaataagcacccgagaatgtaatgtagggtgcgctagtgcttagttttagtttaatttaaagtattaattagttattattaatgatatttgcttgtagagtggtttggttatgttttgtagATAAATCGCCAAATAGAGGAATTTATGAAGTCTAAGGCATGTCAAGGTGGAAACAACCCGATGGCCAAGGAATTGCCaagtcattgcccgagcagaagttggttcgcccgagcagaacctatcattgcccgagcagaagctggatggccaaggcagaagatgatttgcccgagcagaagcatttttggcccgagcagaacctgtcattgcccgagcaagaggaaggcagccaaggcagaattctgagctattgagctcggcatcgatgggatgccatttgttacatcgatgccgagacccttagtggtccagtctcttatcgacctcggcatcgatggaaggaaatgttttacatcgatgccgagccccttagtgaagcactctaaggccgttgccatcgatgccgaggggcttagcaGGGGAATTTTAgagcatctagggaatattccaggcgcggatcttagaagtataaaagcttatttcattgttttgtacaaacaagtagaattagatttgcttacctaattttagatctagatctagattcaaattgttcttgagtgttcttcattttttcagttttaaatactttaatttctgcctttagttgttagtttttgatattgttgctttaattaaagttgcttattttctcccgatctatcttaatctctagttttcttctagtgttgcttttcaattatgttgagtagatttttgtttgcttttatctctctagatatgagtgagtagtttcaagggttaggtcatggggtgattagcacttcatggctcgggcgaaaattgcattttgcacccaataaagctttaaactttgatttgaaaattgatgtgaggttcgggtttgtttgacaaatcaccgaggtgttaacctctttgatcatgtgtaggtgggagcttcgcctacccaccacacatgatgcttagagctctgtcgctcgaggtatttgccaaatgaattctagagctagcttgattcacaaatcattttatcttccgatttgagaactataaccaagtatcttaaattgtgtagttgggtgaaaagtgtgatttagctcgggtcttgggtgttaataattcctagacctaacctatcttttctctagttaattcgtttttaatttagccttttatttccaccgcttaaagtaaaacaaagttggctgtctaaaagccgaaagcccttacttgcatctacaaatccgatcaagccatatagttattcccttgggtacgatcccggattttcggtttattatgcttcaaccgacgtgttaaaccctacgcttggggtattattccatatatcggagcaaacgaagcagaGATTAtctcattcttgttttttttcttatgcTTCTACCTATATATAGACTTGTAATCTGATTGTAAAAGTATGAGTGGAGTAAAAGAGAatcagagagatagagagacagAAATTTCCTCCTTGTATACAGATTGAGTGAGTCAATATATTGTGAGTGtatttgtgcaattctcttgtgagtttcatacattataattGTGTGATCAATACTCTTCCACCCAACAATTTAAAGAGTAGTAGATATctccccgttccagaacgggaaataagtcattattttttaaaaagacaatttcaagttaaaaaatattgggcttattgaaatttaaaaatatgcaatatagatcttttttgaaagatctcaataaaatcatacgtttttaaaaaaaatcaaaaaattattttttatttacattattttttagtttgaaaatgtgaaataaatacttattttttaagaaggtgttctagtATGATTACTTTGCTCATGAATAGAAGATATATCTACCTATTATGTGCTCGTGGAGTGATATCTAACTAGCGGTTGGGGCACACCTTCCGTGTGTGCATGTGAAAATGCAAGTGAAAATATTTGGGGAGGGGAGTGTGGGTGGATAGTTTTTTTCCGGATGGGGTGAGTGACTGAGTTTTAGTGATTTTACTATTTCACCCTAAGGTTAATTATGTTACAGTAAAATTGGAtgtaaaacttgaattttgatgaAGACAAAAATGGAAATCCATTTTTGAGACGGCTTAAAGAACAGGTGACACCAAAAACTCTTCTACAAATGAGTATTAGAAAGAATAGATCTGGATTCTCTTTTTTGACCACCACCTATCCGAACAATTCAGTTTGTACATCAGggatctctcttttttcttcttgtgtgGACTTGGAAGCATGAATGACGCGCAACTAAGATCACATCATCGTTGTTTTAGCAAGAAAGAAAAGCTTCTTTTCTGGCGATAATGATTAAGTCACCATTTAGGACATGGTAGTTTTTGTAGATAGCCATCGATTACCAATCCCGTAAGACTCAAATGCGTCAATTGACGGAAGGATTATTATGTATCCATTTCTAACACTTCCGTTCTACTAAAGTAATTCGTTGTTAGCCAAAAAGAAACACACCTGTTGAGTACTTGTTTACTTCTCTCTTTTCTATCTCAGTACTTGTTCACTTATATTGTTCTTAGCAGTCCCACCAAAGAACCAACAAAGACTCGCTGGAGAAGAACAGTGATCCCAAAACTCTACAGGCCAAAACAATTAAGATTACACTTTCAAACACAACTTTCACCATCCAGTTCCACTGTTCCAGGCCATGATACAGTAAAGAACCGAAAATAGTCTTGCATGAAGCAAacccaaaaatccaaaacaaaataatacaGAGAGAAAATACCCAAAAGGACATGTACATAGTTTGCAGAGGACACGGAGGAATGAgaccaaaatccaaaaactaaaGATTAGAACATCGTAATCTACTTAATCTTAGGTGTAGCACCGCTGCCACCACCAAAAGGACCATCCTCTTCCATTCCTCCACCCATACCACCACCAGCACCCTAGTACATCTTAGCAATTATAGGGTTGCAAATTCCCATCAATTCCTTCTTCTTATACTCAAACTCCTCCGTCACCGCTAGCGGGTTTTCATCCAACCAGTGAATCACATGCTCAAACGCAGCTACAATCTTCTTCTTGTCAGCCCGAGCTATATTTGCTCCTTTCTTCGCATCCCTAATAGTGTTCCTCAGGTCATAAGCGTAAGTCTCCAATGCGTTCTTGGCCTCCACTTTCTTCCTGTGCTCCTTGTCTTCCCACTTGTACTTCTCAGCCTCCTGCACCATTTTCTCAATCTCCTCCTTTGACAACCTACCTTTAGCATTCGTGATCGTGACCATGTTCTTTCGTCCGGTAGTTTGGTCCTCTGCAGACACAGTGAGAATACCATTAGCATCAATATCAaaacagattttgaatttcGGGACACCCCTAGGAGCCGGAGGAATTCCAGTCATTGTGAATTCGCCCAACAAGTTGTTGTCTATGGTTCGGGTTCTTTCCCCCTCATAGATTCTAAAACAAACAGAGGTTTGGTTATCATAGACAGTAGCCCAATCACTTTGCTCTTTCTTCACCGGAATTTTGGTGTTTCTCGGAATGAAAACCACCACAACCGCACCAAGCTTTTCCAAACCAAAGGAAAGTGGAGTGACATCCAACAGCAGTATTAAATCCAGAACCTTCTCATTCCACTCACCGCTCAAAATAGCGGCCTGAACTGTGGCACCATAAGCCACAGCCTCATCAGGGTTAATGCTTTTGCAAAGCTCCTTCCCATTGAAGAAATCCTGCAACAGTTGCCGGACTTTGGGAATCCTAGTGGATCCACCAACAAGAACGAGTTCATCGACGTTGCCCTTGTCCACTTTTGCATCCCTCAAACACTCCTCCACTGGCTCCATACACTTCCTAAACAACTCAATGTTCAGCTCCTCGAACCTGGCCCGAGTAATTGTTGCGCAAAAATCAATCCCCTCGTATAATGCGTCGATCTCGATCGTAGTTTCAGGAGTCGAGGAAAGAGTCCTCTTTGCTCTTTCACAAGATGTCTTCAACCTCCTTAAAGCTCTAGGGTTCCCACTAATATCCTTCTTAAACTTCCTCTTGAATTCCTGAACGAAATGGTTCACCATTCTATTATCAAAGTCCTCACCCCCCAAATGTGTATCCCCACCTGTAGCTATAACCTCAATTTTACACTCTTCGATGGTTAATAGAGAGACGTCGAATGTTCCACCCCCGAGATCGAATATGAGCACTTTTTTCTCACCGGTGCTATCGGCTTTGTTGTCGAGACCATAAGCAATGGCGGCTGCAGTTGGTTCATTGATTATCCGCATGACGTTGAGACCGGCGATGACTCCGGCGTCTCTGGTGGCTTGTCTCTGAGAATCATTGAAGTAGGCAGGAACAGTGACAACAACGTTTTTTATGGTGGTCCCAAGGTAATCCTCTgcaatttctttcatttttacaAGGACCATTGAAGAGATTTCTTCAGCGGAGAATTGTTTCTCTTCGTACTTGTATGTTACTCCTACCATGGGTTTGTTGTCTACACCAGGTGTGACCTTGAATGGCCATAGCTTCATGTCACTCTGAACAGTAGTGTCGCTGTATCTTCTTCCAATTAGACGCTTAGCATcttggaaaaacaaaatatcaacTGCCAATGAGAAACTAGAGAGAGATATGTGTTAAAGATCTAAAAGGGTATAACAATGTAGAAAATGGATGGTACAAAGCATGAAATGGTTTTGTTTGAATCTATGTCGCTAGTTTAGACGCTGTTTCAAAAGGAATCACATTCCCTTGCTACAAACAAGCAGTAGTGATGTGGAAGTGCCATCTGAGGCAAGGCAAGTTTTGAGCTCTGAACCTCCAAATTTATTTAAAGCTGCTCCTTATTTAGTATGGTGTTATaataggttaaaaaaaaaaaagtctatttaacccaaaaagaagagggctcattcttttcaaattaaCCAAGAATCAAAGTCTCTGTCAAAACTGTGAATGAATTTATTGACTTCcctaaattgaaaaaaaaattattattacgGAGCTTTTCAAATTGATCGGATTTTCGTAGAACAGTTTTACTAGTTTATTAGGTGATAGGTGACATGTAGAAAATGTTATGCAATATATAACAAATgattggaaaagtaaatttaaagTAAGTAAATGGCCGATTCAAATTGGTCCCAACTTCGAACTAAAAATTCCATCCAGGGTTTTTACCTACAAGACAATATGCAATTTGCGATATTGGTGGAATACATCAAAAATGCAGCTAACAATGATGATCAAAAATTTCTCAAGAGATTGGCTAAATTGAGATAAAGGAAAGACAAATTAAGTAACTATGATAATCGAAGGAGAATGAATAAATGAATTGTCTTCTCATATTGAATATCGATTAGCTACAAATTAACTCAGAAAATTAAGCATCACATTTGTGTAATTCTCAGGACATTAGTAGAGCTGTGAGGACCTTCATACTTctacaattttcaaaatcaagcaATCTAGAACCTCTTTAGTAAAACCAGGGCAATAGAAAAAAGTCCGTTTAAGATAGTgctaaagattaaaaaaaataggccCCTGCTAGGGATGGAACCAGAATTTCTAATACAAATACAAGAGGCCAATAGTGGCTTCTCAAGTTGAAAAATGTACATTATAATGTTATATTGTCTTCTCAAGTTGAACAATGGACATTATTTCTTTCACAATAGCCCTCAATTGAAAAATgtactttttgtttgtttctattttaatttatgaaatgTCAATTAGGTGTTTGTGATCTTGGATTTGGTACTATTTTAAATTGCATCTTTCGGGTTTGTTTGGAATATATAGAAAAGAAACGAACTGAAAGAAAAAGTAATACATATTCCCTccccttgtttggtttagaaagaaagcggGAGGAAAATAAGAAACTAAGTTTTGAGCACAATATATTTTCCTTTATATTTACATCACACTTCCTTCTTAACCATTTTTCTTAGTTCCAAGTGGACACTTAGATTCTTAAAGGAGGGCCTTTTTAACCTTCTTTGATAAATAACTTAGggttttttgttcattttttgtacATAAATTAGGATAAATTATCAGTAGTCGAGGATAACTTCGTCATATACTCAGggtgaatgtttttttttttttttaaatcaaaatgaTACCTTCATGAAAGCTAATGTGAAAAGGTATGtggaaggaagagaaaattactaaaaaaagaaattaagtgTGAATATGTAGACAAAACTGTTAGACAAATATATGCCCCCGGCTCCCTCACTGTATGATATTTCTGAATCCGTCATTGCCCCCAGTTTTAGCCCTAAAATAGGGCCCTCAAATCTGTAGTAGTAAAATATATCacgacgaatgattaatccaaaaaaaattaacgtgaATCTAACAGAAATTTAGAAATGGCGAACAAAAAGGCCAAAACATAAAGTTAGTCCAAATTATCCATTAGCAAGGTGAGAGTAAAATTGCTCCATCTATTTCCATAATAaaaatttctatattttttagtAACTTaagaatttgtaaaaaaatactccctccgtcccaatttgtttgtccaatcatggatttccaacttattaaggaaaccaaatctaatcatttgatttgaaaatctacATAATCTGagcattgattttgaaattgaacaatCAATTTGAGATATGTATAAGTCAAAAAGGGAATAAACAAATCGGGACTGAGAGAGtatcaatcatttttttggagggtCCCTCAATATTTCTGCCCCTACAAAATGACATGCATAATTAAGATGTAGTGGCCATTAAAGCACTTGAAGGCTTTCTTTGGCGCAGATTAATTAAGAAATAACACCATACAAGAGaaggcactacaagaaattaatgtttcaaagacaaaaatattaAGCACGGTTGTTATGGACTCCAAAATTGTGTCAAAGTTGTGTCCCCAAAAGTGTTAATTGTTGTAGGGAGGCGTGAAGCGTGCAAAAGAAGCAACAAAAGAATATGCACgtaattggataaaaatagcTTGAATTTTAGAGCTTAGAACATACCAAAAACAGTGTTGATGGGGTTCACAGCGACTTGATTCTTTGCACCATCGCCGATTAAACGGTGCGTATCGGTGAATGCAACATAAGATGGTGTCGTCCTGTTTCCTTGATCATTTGCAATAATCTCAACACGATCGTGCTGCCAAACCCCCACGCATGAGTAAGTCGTTCCGAGATCGATCCCAATCGCCAGCCCTTCTCCTTTTCcagccatttttttttgggaaaactaACAAGGATAATCACAGAATAACATAAACCAATTCAACAAATAATAGAA
The sequence above is a segment of the Rhododendron vialii isolate Sample 1 chromosome 13a, ASM3025357v1 genome. Coding sequences within it:
- the LOC131314758 gene encoding heat shock cognate 70 kDa protein-like, coding for MAGKGEGLAIGIDLGTTYSCVGVWQHDRVEIIANDQGNRTTPSYVAFTDTHRLIGDGAKNQVAVNPINTVFDAKRLIGRRYSDTTVQSDMKLWPFKVTPGVDNKPMVGVTYKYEEKQFSAEEISSMVLVKMKEIAEDYLGTTIKNVVVTVPAYFNDSQRQATRDAGVIAGLNVMRIINEPTAAAIAYGLDNKADSTGEKKVLIFDLGGGTFDVSLLTIEECKIEVIATGGDTHLGGEDFDNRMVNHFVQEFKRKFKKDISGNPRALRRLKTSCERAKRTLSSTPETTIEIDALYEGIDFCATITRARFEELNIELFRKCMEPVEECLRDAKVDKGNVDELVLVGGSTRIPKVRQLLQDFFNGKELCKSINPDEAVAYGATVQAAILSGEWNEKVLDLILLLDVTPLSFGLEKLGAVVVVFIPRNTKIPVKKEQSDWATVYDNQTSVCFRIYEGERTRTIDNNLLGEFTMTGIPPAPRGVPKFKICFDIDANGILTVSAEDQTTGRKNMVTITNAKGRLSKEEIEKMVQEAEKYKWEDKEHRKKVEAKNALETYAYDLRNTIRDAKKGANIARADKKKIVAAFEHVIHWLDENPLAVTEEFEYKKKELMGICNPIIAKMY